CAGAAGATGAACTGACCCAACTTTATGAAACCATCGGTTTGGGTGCGATCAAATTCTTCCTGCTGAAAGTGGATCCGCGCAAGCGAATGATCTTTAACCCGGAGGAGTCGATCGACCTGCATGGTTTTACTGCTCCTTTCATCCAGTATGCGTACGCCCGTATCCGTTCTATCCTGCGCGAGTTTGGTACCACGGGGATGTCGGACAACTATGCATACATGGCGGAACTGTTGCCGTTGGAGAAAGACCTGATCGTACTGAACGAGCAGTTCGGCAACGTGATCGAAGATGCGGCAAAAGAAACCAGTCCGGCTGTAATTGCGAACTACGCGTTCCAGCTGGCACAGAGCTTTAACTCCTTCTATGCAAAGAAAGAGAACGGCCGTTATGTGTACTCCATCATCGACGCGGAGAATGAAGAAAAGAAACACCTGCGTTTGCAGATCGCATCGCTGACCGCCAACACCATTGCGCAGAGCCTGAAGCTGCTCGGCATTAGTGTACCGGAAAGGATGTAAGAATATTGACTATAAAACAGCAAGGGCCGCGACGATCGCGGCCCTTTTTTGTTGCTCCTTCTGCAAAAGAAAAGGGATGTTCTGTTACGAACATCCCTTTCAAAAAAATACCACCGGAAACACAAGAACAGTTTGTCGGAACGCTTGCCATGTTCCGGGCCGACCTGTGTTTTTAAGCCCCGTGGCGTAATCGATATCTTATTTCACGTCGCCTAACGCCAGCGCCTGATCGCAGATTTGCTGACCTTTGGCCAGCTGGCCAGCACCGATGTACGATTTGCCGAGCATAAACATGGCAAAGGCGTTCATGGGTTGCATCACCAGGATGCCGTTCCATTGCGTGAGCGCGTTCGTGTAATCTTGTTTTTTATAGTACGCATTCGCGAGCGAAAGCATCGTGCGAATATCTTTCGGACGCAGGGTAAGCGCAGATTTCAGGTGGCGAATGCCTTCTTCTGTTTCTGATTGCCGCAAACAGGCGTTGCCAAGATTGTAATAGTAGTCCGCATCTGCGGGGCGACCTAAAGCGTTGGCTTTTTCGAAGGCGCCGGCGGCATGTTTAAATTGTGCCATGTTGTAATGAATCATTCCAAGTTCATAAAATAAGTTGGCCTGGGTGCTGTCTATCCGGAGGGAAGCGTGGTAGTATCCGATACTTTCTTCGTAGCGCTCTTGAAGTGCCAGCACTTGCGCTAATTTGTAGGGAACCGCCGGGTTTGCCGGCTCTTCATCTAACGCTTTGGTAAGATGGCGTATTGCGTTGTCGGCATGGTCGAGGTGATAATAACATAGGCCAATCATCCTTTCCATCCTTCCCGCGCCAGCTTCCTGTGCCTGTTGTGCATAGGTGAGTGCGTCTTCGAAGGCTTGCTGCTCGTAATAAAGTTCCGCTACGTTTTGCAGCGCCACTTTATGGAACGGTTCCTTTCTTAAAAGTACGAGAAACTGCTGCTTCGCAGATTCAGTCTGTTGCTGCAGGCGGTACACCAGCGCCAGTTCCAGATGTGCGCCCGTAAGCCCCTCATCTTCCCTGATCGCCGCGGTAAAACACGCCGATGCGGCATTCAGCTGGCCTGATTGTTTCAGTGCCAGACCTTCTTTATACAATTTCTTTGCCTTGTGATCATTCTCGGGTGAGGATGCTATTGCAGGGTTGCCGGCAGAAAAAAGCAGCAACTGCAGCCATAGGATACAGGTTCGGGATACGGTCATAAAGCCAGGGAGGTTTAAGCCCTGTTTCACAAATATAAATATAACATAATTTATAAACTAGTCTTTATGCATAACGTTTGTGTTATTTCTGTGTTATGCACTTTCGGTTATTTCATACTGCCCGCTGTAAAAGAGAAAGGCAGTATATCCTGCACAGTATTCAATAACCATACCGGACCAGTTTGTCCGCCCAGCAATATACGGATCGGCTTTTGCTGCCGCTGCTCGTACTCCAGCAATGTTTGCCGGCAAATGCCACAGGGTGAAATAGGCACCGCACCTCCCCCTGTTCGTTTTGATAACTGACAGCAATAGCTTCGATACCTACGCCGGGATACACGGCGGATGCGGCGGATAGGGCCGTACGTTCTGCACAGATGCCCACCGGGTAAGACGCGTTCTCCTGGTTGGTCCCCGTAATCGTTTCACCATTATCGAGTTTCACCACGGCGGCCACGCGAAAGTTGGAGTAAGGAGCATAAGCATGTTGCACACCTTGGCGCGCCTGCACGATCAGCGCAGCATCTTCGGGGGCAAGGAATTGCAGGTCGTCGGCCTGCAGGTATTCAAATGATTGCGTGACTTTTTTCATCCTTTACAATTTAAGGAATAAAAAGCAAAGGGATGAAAGTTGCCCTTCATCCCTTCGACTGTAATATTGTAAACTGGTTAGTGAATACCGCGGAACAGGCGGCTCCAGCGGATGCCGTCTTTACCATAACTCATCCAGATAAGCCAGGCTTTGCCCACTACGTGATCTTCCGGCACAAAACCCCAATAGCGGCTATCGAGTGAGTTGTTGCGGTTATCACCCATCATCCAGTAATAGTTCATTTTAAAGGTGTACTGGTCGGTAGCCTGACCATTTACATAGAACCCTCCGTTCTTCTCTTCCAGGGTGTTGCCTTCGTACACACCGATGATGCGGCGGTAGAATGCGATGTTGGAAGCGCTCAGTTTAATAGTGGCACCTTTCTTTGGCACCCAGATCGGGCCAAAGTTATCGCCGTTCCAGCCCAGCGCAGTGTCATGCGGGAACATGGAATCGGGGTTAGGTTCAGCTACACCGGGTTCGTAACGCAGGTACGGTTGTACATTTACTACCGCAGGTTTCATCTGCTGCAATACAGGTACGTTCTCTGTCGTTAAATTGTATACAAAATTGTTGTTGCCAACAAAACTGCCGTCGATATTGTCTACACCCATTTCCTCGAGGCGGGTGCGGTTCAGTTCACTGCCTGATGTGGTAACGATGTACATATGTTCACTCTGCGGCGGTACAGGCGCAGGCTGACCATTCACGTACACCACCGTGTTGATCATTTTCACCGAATCGCCACCGATGGCAATACAGCGTTTAATATAGTTTTCGCGTTTATCTACCGGTCGGGAAGTTACCTTGTAATCCTGCCACACCTTTTCGCGACCTTCGGCACGTACCAGCGCATAATAGCTCTGGTCCTGCTTTTCGAGGGCAACCGTATCGCCTTCGGGGAAGTTGAATACCACTACGTCGTTCCGTTTAACGTCGGTAAAGCCCCACCAGCGGCGGTATTTCCACTGCACCGCTTCGGAATAAGCTTTGCTGTATTTGGTGAAAGGGAGGGTGTGATGAGTAAAAGGCACCGCCAGCGGCGTCATCGGTACGCGCGGGCCATAGCTGATCTTGCTCACGAAGAGAAAGTCGTTCACGAGGAGCGTTTTCTCCATAGAAGGAGTAGGAATGGTGTAAGCTTCAAAAATGAAAGTACGGATCAGCGTGGCTGCGATGATCGCAAAAACAGCCGCGTCGATCCACTCGCGTAGGGGCGACTTCTTTTTCTGCTGTCCATCTTTCTTTCTCCAAAATGCAAGATTCATTCGGTGACTTTTAGTTGTAGTTTAAGTGCTTTAAGCAACAAATATAATATTCTGTTAATTCTAACCAGCTTTATCCAATATAAAGTTTTCATAAAACCGTGAAAAGGCATAAAAAAATACCACGTTCGTTCAACTTCTTAAGTTATATTTTTGTTTAATTCTACACGTATTACTTTGAACAGTTTTTCCATAAAAGATATTGAATTGCTCACCGGCATCAAAGCCCACACCATCCGGGTGTGGGAGCAGCGCTATAACCTGCTGAAGCCGAAGCGTAAGGATACAAATCACCGGGTGTACGACAACGACGATCTTAAACACATTATGCGCGTATCTTACCTGTACCACCGCGGTGTTAAAATTTCCAAGATCGCGGAGATGACGGAAGACGAGATCCGCCACCGCTCGCTGGAAGAAAAGATTTCCGAAGATCTGTTCCAACCCTTTAGCAACCAGCTGGTAGAAGCCATGATCGACTTTGACCAGCAGCGATTTGAAAAGGTGTTTAACAATGCCCTGCTGCGATTTGGCTTCGAGAAAACGATCCTGCAGGTGATTTACCCGTTCCTGCAGCGCGTGGGGCTGCTTTGGCTCAACGACTGCGTTAATCCCGCACAGGAACACTTTGCTTCGCTGATCGTGCGCAAGAAAATGATGGTGGCTATCGACGGGCTGGAGCTACCGCGCGACAACACACCGAATCAATTCCTGCTCTTTTTGCCGGAAGGTGAGTATCACGAAATCCCCCTCCTCTTTATACAATATTTGCTGAAACAAAACGGCAGCCAGGTGGTAAACCTCGGCCCGAGTGTGCCTCTGGAAGACCTTAAGTTCTTCACGGACCGCCGCCGCGTTACGCATATCTACACACATATGCTCACTTGTTTCGATCATAAAGACATGGACGCCTACCTGCAACAGATGGCCGGGATGTTCCCGGATGTACACATTATTGTATCCGGACCGCAAACGGAGCGCATTGCGCATACCTTGCCCGCCAACATCAGCGCGTTACATTCGCTGGATGAAATACTGGAATTTACGAAAGGAAAAAAGCAGTTAGTTCGCGAGCGACTCGCGGAGGATCGCATTGATCTCTGCTGCGCGATTCAGTACCATGAAGTGTCCGCCGCCATTAATGCGGTGCGTCGGCTGCAGGTAACGGATCGGGAAGGGACGATCTTTGGTGCCGTGTATATGCACGACGGATTCGGGCATCCATTCATTTTTCCACTGGCAGATCACACACATCGCCCAGCGGGTGTAGGCGTAATCTTTTTTAGCCAGGTACTCGCGCACCAGTTGCAGTTCATACTTTGTTTTCGTTTGCAGGAAAAACTCCACGATGAGGCGCCGCCGGCCAAACAGGAGACTGTCGGGCATTTTGCGGAGTACGAATTTGGAGAAGAGATTGTAGCTATAGTAAGGCGGCCGCTCTTTCTTATGTTTGATACTCGAGAGCAGGATCACCTGTTGTGCATTGACGATGCGCGCAATTTCCACACACATCATACCGCCGAAAGAAAGTCCGAGAAGAATGGGGTTATCATGTTTGATTTCCTGCGCCATGCGTGCAGCGTATTCCGCGATGGATTCGTCGGCACTGGCAGGTTTAATCCAGGGCAGGTAATGCGTTTCATACCCTTCAGGAAACTCAAGGTTGCCAAATACACGGCCATCTGCCCCCAGGCCGCTGATCATGTAGATATGTTTACTCATCGTCTGCCCCGGATTTTTTTATCCCGTAGCGTTCCAGCTTGTTATATAAGTGACTTCTCTGTATGCCGAGTTCCTGCGCGGTATGCGTCATGTTCCAGGCGTTCTTGCGTAGCATGAACTCAATGAAAATGCGCTCTACCTCTTCGCGAAACTCGTGCAGCCGGTTAAAGTCTAACAGCTCGTCACTCAGGTAGTTGCTTTTTTTGTCGTGATTCGGCACTACGTAATTGTCAACATCATCGGCCACGATCGTTTTGCCCGAAAGGATCACCAATCGTTCCACCACGTTACGCAGTTCCCGGATGTTGCCCGTCCAGTTATGCGCCTGCAACGCCTTGATCGCGTCTTTGTCCACCTGCTTACGCGCAGTGCCATACTCATTGCAGATGCCGTCGAGGAAGTGTTCTACCAGCAACGGAATATCTTCTTTACGGTCGTTCAGCGAAGGCACGTGGATCAGGATCACACTTAAACGGTGGTATAAGTCGAGGCGGAAGTTTTTGTCTTCCACTTCTTTCAGCAGATCTTTATTGGTAGCGGCTACCACCCTTACGTCCACACTAATCTCTTTATCACCGCCCACGCGGGTAATTTTGCCTTCCTGTAAAGCACGCAGCACTTTGGCCTGTGCACTCAGGCTCATATCGCCTATTTCATCGAGAAACAGCGTACCGCCGCTGGCCTGCTCGAACTTACCGATGCGTTGTTTCACGGCGGAAGTAAAGGAGCCTTTCTCATGACCAAACAGTTCACTTTCGATCAGTTCGCCGGGGATGGCGGCACAGTTCACCTCCACCATCGGACCGCTGTTGCGGTTGCTGTGGGCGTGAATCCAACGGGCTACCACTTCTTTACCCACCCCGTTTTCGCCGGTGATGAGTACGCGTGCGTCCGTAGGGGCTACTTTCTGAATGGTGTCTTTAATCTTCAGGATCGCAGACGCTTCGCCGATCATTTCCGGGGTTTTGTTCACCTTCTTACGCAGCGTTTTGGTTTCGGCCACCAGCGTGGTTTTGTCCATCGCGTTACGCAGCGTGATCAGTAAACGGTTTAAGTCCGGCGGTTTGGAAATATAGTCGTACGCGCCTTTTTTTACCGCCTCTACCGCGGTATCGATATTACCGTGGCCCGATACCATTACGATGGGCACGTCTGGATTGATTTCTTTTGCTTTTTCGAGGAACTCGAGGCCGTCCATTTTAGGCATCTTAATATCGCAGAGCACCGCGTCATACGATTTGCCCTGGAACATCTTAAAACCCTCTGCGCCGTCGGCCGCTTCATCTATCTTATACCCTTCATAGGTAAGAATTTCCGAAAGCGTTTTACGGATACTTTTTTCATCGTCGATAATCAGGATATTGGCCATAGTGTGCTGTCCATTATATTAAACAGTGCCAAAAATAACACAATGCGATTAAATAGCCGTTAAAAGTCTTTTTTTTGCTGATACACGTGTTACGCCGGCGAAGTTATAACGTAAAAGCAACCTGAATATTGAAGCTGTTAGCCCCGGTTTGTGAAAGGATTTGGCAAAAGTCTACCAACTTTACAGACTTAAAGACTAACTTTATCATACAGCACCAAGAAGGTAACTGTTCCATATATGAAAGATTTACTGCAACAACTCAGATTGCGGCATGCCGAAGCTGCGGCCAACGCGTACCCGTCGACCGACATGGTGAACGCCTTCAGTAACAACTTCATCAACTGGTTATTCCCGGAGCATACCGGCCAGGTGATGGAAGCTTCGCAGCTGGAGGTTTATCCCGCAGTCCTTGAGCACCAGCTCACTACCCTGCTGCAGGGCATGCAGCAGCGCCTGCCCGGCGATGCCGCGGAATTAAGCCGTCAGTTCATGGCCCAGGCGCCGGGTATTTATGAAGACCTGACCAAAGACGCCGAAGCCATATTGCAGGGCGACCCAGCCGCCACCTGCCTGTACGAAGTGATACGCGCCTACCCCGGCTTTCATGCCATTGCCGCGTACCGCGTAGCCCATGCACTGCACCTGCTGCAGGTACCGCTGCTGCCGCGTATTATTACTGAAACCGCGCATACCCGCACCGGTATTGACATACACCCGGCCGCTGTAATTGCGCCGTACTTCTGCATTGACCATGGTACGGGCATCGTGATTGGCGAAACCACCATCATTGGCAGTCACGTGAAGTTATACCAGGGTGTAACCCTCGGGGCGCTGAGTATCGATAAGTCGATGGCAAAAGACAAGCGCCATCCGACAATTGAAGACCATGTAGTCATTTACGCCGGCACTACCATACTTGGTGGTAAAACGGTAATAGGACATCATAGCGTAGTAGGGGGAAACGTGTGGCTCACTAAATCTGTGGCGCCCCTCTCCCGGATTTATTATAAAGCAGACGGCACGATAAACGTGATCGAAAACAAGGTAGTATAATATGAGATCCATCCTCGACCTGGTGGGCAACACGCCCATGGTAGCACTCAAACATATTCCGGTGAACCCGAACGTGACCATTTACGCCAAACTGGAGGGTCACAATCCCGGCGGCAGCGTAAAAGACCGGGCTGCCTACGGCATGATCAAAGGCGCCCTGGATCGTGGTGAACTGAAGCCCGGCATGAAGCTGATAGAAGCCACCAGTGGCAATACCGGCATTGCCCTCGCCATGATCGCCAACCTTTTTGGCGTAGAGATCGAGATCGTGATGCCCGAGGATGCGACCAAAGAACGGGTGCTGAGCATGGAAGCCTTCGGTGCTAAAGTTGTGCTTACCGCGAAAGAGGCTTCTATGGAGGGGGCGATAGACTATGCGAACGAGCAGCTCGCCAAAGGCGGCTACTTCAACCTGAACCAGTTCGCCAACCCCGATAACCACGGCGCCCACTACCGCAGCACCGGCCCCGAGATCTGGCGCGACACCAACGGCCAGGTGACCCACTTTGTAAGCGCCATGGGAACTACCGGCACCATTATGGGCGTATCCCGTTTCTTAAAAGAACAGAACCCGAAAGTCCAGATCGTAGGCTGCCAGCCGACCGACGGCTCTAAGATCCCCGGCATCCGCAAATGGCCGGAAGCTTACCTCCCCAAGATATTCGACCGCTCCCGTGTAGACCGCATCATGGACATCTCCGAAGCCGACGCCCGCACCATGGCCCGCCGCCTGGCCCGCGAAGAAGCCATCTTCTGCGGCATGAGCAGCGGTGGCGCCGTATCTGCCGCCGTAAAGCTGGCGGAGGAACTGGAGCATGGGACGATTGTTTGTATTATTTGCGATAAGGGGGACCGGTATTTGTCGACGGATTTGTTTGCTTAGTCGCTGACAGGGCGTTGCCGCTGAAGTGAGTGACACAACGGCGGCTGATCAGAACCCCTGAAGCTTGCCTCACCTCTCTAAAACATCCTATTCATCAGCATTTCCGGGAAATGACACCCTTTAGACTCAAGCCAGGAAGGAGCTTAGCCCTTTCCGGGCCCTTTCGGGGCCCTTTCCGCAGGTTATTCGACGCATGGTTTGCGTAGATTAATTTGCGGGTGCGTCGATAAGATGCTGGACGGCTTCCGGGAAAAACTCACTTCCTCAAAATGGGGGCTGATCATGAAAGTATCGCAGGATACTGCCGTACGCGACATCCAGGACTTGCTGGAACGCGGCCTGCTCGAGAAATGCGAGCCTGGCGGCAGAAGCACGAGTTACGTTTTGCGCGAACCATAAAAAAAGGCCGCTCCTCCCGGAACGGCCTCTCTTATATCGTCAACTTTGCAGTTTACTTCTTCATGTACATTACTTCCTTCACCAGTTTCACGGTACGCTCGATATCAGGCAGGTACAGTTTTACCAGGTTGGGGGCGTAGTGCATAGGTGCATCTACGGCAGTGATACGGCGGATAGGAGCATCCAGGTAGTCAAAGCCTTCTTTCTGAATGCGGTAGCTGATCTCGGAAGAGATGCTGGCGAATGGCCACTGCTCTTCTACGATCACCAGGCGGTTGGTCTTTTTAACAGACTCCAGGATGGTGAACCAATCCAGCGGACGGATGGTACGAAGGTCGATCACTTCTGCTTCGATACCCTCTTTTGCCAGTTCCTCAGCGGCGCCGAGGGCTACTTTCATCATTTTATTGAAAGAAACGATGGTTACATCACGGCCGGCGCGTTTGATGTCGGCTTTACCGATCGGGATGATATATTCCTCTTCAGGAACATCGCCCATATCGCCGTACATCTGCTCACTTTCCATGAAAACAACCGGATCGTCGTCGCGGATAGCTGCTTTCAGCAGGCCTTTAGCATCGTATGGGTTAGATACGGAAATCACTTTAAGACCCGGAATGTTGGCATAATAGCTTTCGAAGGCTGTGGAGTGTTGGGCACCGAGCTGACCGGCAGAACCGTTCGGTCCGCGGAAAACGATCGGGCAACCTACCTGGCCACCGCTCATGGCGAGCATTTTGGAGGCAGTGTTCAGGATCTGGTCCAGCGCCAGTACGGCGAAGTTCCAGGTCATAAATTCCAATACAGGACGCAGGCCGTTTTGCGCTGCACCTACGCCGATGGCAGTAAAGCCTAACTCCGCGATCGGTGTGTCAATTACACGTTTAGGACCAAATTCGTCCAGCATTCCCTGGCTCACTTTATAGGCACCGTTGTATTCTGCCACTTCTTCTCCCATGAGGAATACGCGGTCATCCCGGCGCATTTCTTCCTGCAGGGCTTCCCTTAAGGCTTGTCTGAAAGCTATCTGACGCATTTGCTTAGTAATAAGTTATGAACGTTAATTGCCACTCTAAAAATGGTAGGCAAAAATATTGTTTGTTGACGAAAAAGCAAACATTATTGTTCAAATATGTTAATCGGATACGATATTATACCCTTTCGATGATCATCGCACTGGCTCCGCCACCACCATTACAGATGCCCGCAACGCCATATCTGCCCTTGTTATGTTGCAGGATGGAGGTAAGGGTGATGAGGATGCGCGCACCGCTGCAACCGATCGGGTGACCCATAGAAACGGCGCCGCCCCAAACGTTCAGCTGCTCGCTGCCCAGGCCCAGCTCCTGCTGGTTAGCCATGGCCACGCACGAAAACGCTTCGTTGATCTCGGCAAAGTCCATATCGGTGATTTCCAGCTTGGCCTTACCCAACGCGCGGTTGATCGCTTTTACCGGGGTGGTGGTGAACCACTCGGGGGCCTGTGAGGCGTCGGCGAAACTTACGATACGGGCGAGCGGGGTCAGGTTATATTCTTTTAGTACGTCTTCGCTTACCAGCACTACGGCGGCAGCGCCATCGTTCAGGTTAGAGGCGTTGGCGGCGGTGATCGTTCCTTCTTTTACGAAGGTGGGCTTCAGGCTGGGGATCTTGTCGAAGTTTACCTTCTTCACGTCCTCGTCCTCACTCACCACCACAGTTTGTTTACCGGTAATTTCCACCGGGGCGATCTCGCCTACGAAATAACCTTTCTCCTGGGCGGCGGCGGCTCTTTTATAGCTCTGTACCGCGTAGGCGTCCTGGTCTTCGCGGGTAAATTTATAAGTAGATGCGCATAATTCGCCGGCATTGCCCATATGATAATCCTGGTACGGGTCCCACAGGCCGTCGCGGATAATACCGTCGGTGATGGCGCCATGTCCCAGGCGGTAGCCGTTACGGGCTTTGTCGAGGTAGTAAGGCACATTGCTCATACTTTCCATGCCGCCGGCTACAACGATCTCGTTGTCGCCCAGCATAATGCTCTGTGCGCCAAGCATGATCGCCTTCATGCCAGAGGCGCATACTTTATTTACGGTGGTGCAGGGCACATTTACCGGGAACCCGGCGTAAATGCTGGCCTGGTTAGCAGGCGCCTGTCCCAGGTTGGCGCTGATCACGTTGCCCATAAATACTTCCTGTACTTTGTCGGGCGTTAAACCAGACCGCTGAAGGGCGGCTTTCATAACGCCGGCTCCCAGCTGGGTGGCCGATAACGAGGAGAGGCTTCCGTTGAAACTGCCAATCGGGGTACGTGCAACTGCTGCGATAAAAACTTCTTTCATGTATGGTTTTCTTTTTAAAAGCTTCCAAATTTAGGGAAACGGAAATTGTGTTGAGGCGATTGTGGATAGAAGGTTTTTAACTAACGCGATGTTTGATTAGTGCATCGCTAAGATTTGCGAAGGTTTTTAGATAGCGGTTGAGCGGATGGGGGCCTATGCCAACTTTTCCTTAAGTTTGCAGTTCGACTTCCCGGCCCTTGATTACACAAAATACCATACAACAAATCCTCCAGCGCATCGACATTGTCGATGTGGTTGGCACTTTCGTAAAACTGAAGAAGCGGGGTAACGGTTACCTCGGCCTTTGCCCTTTCCATAACGAGAAAACGCCCTCCTTCACGGTTTCGGCCAGTAAGGAGATTTATAAATGTTTCGGTTGCGGCAAAAGCGGTAACGGCATCAACTTCATCATGGAGCACGAAAAGTACTCCTATGTAGAAGCGCTGCGCTGGCTGGCCCAACGGTATGGGGTAGACGTGGAAGAAACGGAACAGAGCCCGGAACAACGGCAGCGTGCCCAGTTGTCGGACAGCCTGTTCATTATCAACGGCTTTGCGCGGGAGTACTTTACCAAAACGTTGTTCAACACCGAAGAGGGGCAAAACATCGGCCTCAGTTATTTCGAGGAAAGGGGGTTTACGAAGGAAACGGTGGAGAAGTTCCAGCTGGGGTATTGTTTGAATACGCGCGACGCCTTCGCTAAGACCGCCATTTCCAAAGGTTATAACCTGGAGTACCTGCAGAAGCTCGGACTGGTAACCATGCGGTACGAGCAGCCGGCGGATAACTACCGGGGCAGGGTGATCTTCCCGATCCATAACCAGAGTGGTAAGATATTAGGCTTCGGGGCGAGGATATTGGGTAAGGCGGACAAGGCCCCCAAGTACATCAACTCCCCGGAGAACGAGATCTATTATAAGAGCCGCGTACTGTACGGCACTTACTTCGCGCGCCACTCGATCGACAAGCTCGACGAATGCCTGTTGGTGGAAGGCTACACGGATGTTATATCCCTGCACCAGGCCGGCGTCGAGAACGTGGTGGCCTCCAGCGGTACGTCGCTTACACAAGACCAACTGAGGCTCATCCGCAAGTACACCAACAATCTCACGATCTTGTATGATGGCGATGCGGCGGGTGTGAAGGCGGCCTTACGTGGCCTCGACATGGCGGTGGAAGAGGGGCTGAATGTAAAGGTAGTGCTCATCCCCGACAAGGAAGACCCGGACAGCTATGTACAAAAGATCGGTGCGGATGCGTTCCGTAAGTTTATTGCGGACAATAAGCAGGACTTTGTACTCTTTAAACTACAGGCATCGTTGCTGGACGCGGGCAATGACCTGAACAAGAAATCGAAACTGGTAAGTGAGATCGCCGAAACGATCTCCAAGATCAATAAAACGGAAGGCTTTACCCGTCAGCAGGACTACATCCGCCAGAGTGCGGAGATCCTGAAGATCGACGAGGAAGGCATGACGCAGCTGGTGAACAAGTTCATCCGCGAAAAGATGACGAAGCTCGAAAAGGAGCTCACCAAAGGTAAGAACCCGGAGTACGATGTGCCGGAAGAAGACCTGCCGCCTATACCGGAGGAGTATCTCGATGATACGAGCAATATTTCGCTCTTTAACCCGCACGAAAAGCAGGAACAGGAATTGGTAAAGATCCTGTTACGCTTTGGCAGTAAGGTATTTTCCGAGGAAGATAAGAGCAATGTAGCAGACTACATCTTCCATCTCCCCTACGACTTCGAATCACTGTCGGATAATGAAATGGTGAAACGTATCCTGCACGAATACAAACAGGAATACGACAAGGGCAACCTGCTGGATGCCCGCTGGTTCCTGTATCACAGCGATCCGGAAATTGCGAAGGCGGCCACCGCTATCATTGAAGATAAGGAAGCAGAGCTAAGCACGAACTGGAAAGAGAAGTTCGAGATCAACACCAAGTACGGCGACAATGCGTATGTTACTGACACGGTATCGACTACGAATTATCTCATCCTCCGGAAGATAAAAAAGCTGATGATAGAGAACCAGGAAGAAATGAAGAACGCCACCGAATACGCCGACCAGTTGCGCTGTCTCGAAATGGCGAAACACCTGAAGGAGATTGAGATGGAACTGACAAAGACGGTGAATACAGTGATATTGAAATAAAGAGTTACTTCCTCTCCCACACTTCAAACGTATACGCATGCGCGTGTTTCTCATCCGCCTCATGCGCTTCCGACTTCACCAGGTGCCAGTGATCGGTATTAATTTCCGGGAAAAAAGCGTCGCCTTCTACTTTTGCGTGTACGCGTGTAAGATAGATGCGGTTCACTGCGGGCATGGCCTGTATAAAGATCTCCGTACCACCGGTAATGAAAATCTCGTTTACATCGTATACCAACGCTTTATCGATCGCTTTGGGAATGGAATTTACCACCTCTACCCCGTCCGGC
This genomic interval from Chitinophaga horti contains the following:
- a CDS encoding tetratricopeptide repeat protein, with translation MTVSRTCILWLQLLLFSAGNPAIASSPENDHKAKKLYKEGLALKQSGQLNAASACFTAAIREDEGLTGAHLELALVYRLQQQTESAKQQFLVLLRKEPFHKVALQNVAELYYEQQAFEDALTYAQQAQEAGAGRMERMIGLCYYHLDHADNAIRHLTKALDEEPANPAVPYKLAQVLALQERYEESIGYYHASLRIDSTQANLFYELGMIHYNMAQFKHAAGAFEKANALGRPADADYYYNLGNACLRQSETEEGIRHLKSALTLRPKDIRTMLSLANAYYKKQDYTNALTQWNGILVMQPMNAFAMFMLGKSYIGAGQLAKGQQICDQALALGDVK
- a CDS encoding cytidine deaminase family protein translates to MKKVTQSFEYLQADDLQFLAPEDAALIVQARQGVQHAYAPYSNFRVAAVVKLDNGETITGTNQENASYPVGICAERTALSAASAVYPGVGIEAIAVSYQNEQGEVRCLFHPVAFAGKHCWSTSSGSKSRSVYCWADKLVRYGY
- the lepB gene encoding signal peptidase I encodes the protein MNLAFWRKKDGQQKKKSPLREWIDAAVFAIIAATLIRTFIFEAYTIPTPSMEKTLLVNDFLFVSKISYGPRVPMTPLAVPFTHHTLPFTKYSKAYSEAVQWKYRRWWGFTDVKRNDVVVFNFPEGDTVALEKQDQSYYALVRAEGREKVWQDYKVTSRPVDKRENYIKRCIAIGGDSVKMINTVVYVNGQPAPVPPQSEHMYIVTTSGSELNRTRLEEMGVDNIDGSFVGNNNFVYNLTTENVPVLQQMKPAVVNVQPYLRYEPGVAEPNPDSMFPHDTALGWNGDNFGPIWVPKKGATIKLSASNIAFYRRIIGVYEGNTLEEKNGGFYVNGQATDQYTFKMNYYWMMGDNRNNSLDSRYWGFVPEDHVVGKAWLIWMSYGKDGIRWSRLFRGIH
- a CDS encoding alpha/beta fold hydrolase, with translation MSKHIYMISGLGADGRVFGNLEFPEGYETHYLPWIKPASADESIAEYAARMAQEIKHDNPILLGLSFGGMMCVEIARIVNAQQVILLSSIKHKKERPPYYSYNLFSKFVLRKMPDSLLFGRRRLIVEFFLQTKTKYELQLVREYLAKKDYAYTRWAMCVICQWKNEWMPESVVHIHGTKDRPFPIRYLQPTHRINGGGHFMVLNRAAEINAILRESLAN
- a CDS encoding sigma-54-dependent transcriptional regulator, which produces MANILIIDDEKSIRKTLSEILTYEGYKIDEAADGAEGFKMFQGKSYDAVLCDIKMPKMDGLEFLEKAKEINPDVPIVMVSGHGNIDTAVEAVKKGAYDYISKPPDLNRLLITLRNAMDKTTLVAETKTLRKKVNKTPEMIGEASAILKIKDTIQKVAPTDARVLITGENGVGKEVVARWIHAHSNRNSGPMVEVNCAAIPGELIESELFGHEKGSFTSAVKQRIGKFEQASGGTLFLDEIGDMSLSAQAKVLRALQEGKITRVGGDKEISVDVRVVAATNKDLLKEVEDKNFRLDLYHRLSVILIHVPSLNDRKEDIPLLVEHFLDGICNEYGTARKQVDKDAIKALQAHNWTGNIRELRNVVERLVILSGKTIVADDVDNYVVPNHDKKSNYLSDELLDFNRLHEFREEVERIFIEFMLRKNAWNMTHTAQELGIQRSHLYNKLERYGIKKSGADDE
- a CDS encoding serine O-acetyltransferase; translated protein: MKDLLQQLRLRHAEAAANAYPSTDMVNAFSNNFINWLFPEHTGQVMEASQLEVYPAVLEHQLTTLLQGMQQRLPGDAAELSRQFMAQAPGIYEDLTKDAEAILQGDPAATCLYEVIRAYPGFHAIAAYRVAHALHLLQVPLLPRIITETAHTRTGIDIHPAAVIAPYFCIDHGTGIVIGETTIIGSHVKLYQGVTLGALSIDKSMAKDKRHPTIEDHVVIYAGTTILGGKTVIGHHSVVGGNVWLTKSVAPLSRIYYKADGTINVIENKVV